A part of Microbulbifer sp. MI-G genomic DNA contains:
- a CDS encoding OmpH family outer membrane protein gives MKTIAVLLVGMTLSGAALAQTKIAILNLQAAIMSTDVAKSKVNSLKTSSEYSKLQSSAESIRSEVQKMQEDAQKNSVTWSDEQKTEYQRKVNFKRSDFETAVKKLRAMEAQVGQEIQTSLGPKAKAALEAIIKEQKLDLVLDANTAFFASPQVDLTLAVVKRMNAEK, from the coding sequence GTGAAAACTATCGCAGTTCTGCTAGTTGGTATGACTCTGTCCGGCGCTGCACTGGCGCAGACCAAAATTGCGATATTAAATCTGCAGGCTGCCATCATGAGCACGGATGTGGCCAAGTCAAAAGTGAATTCTTTAAAAACCAGCTCCGAATACTCCAAGCTGCAAAGTAGCGCGGAGTCGATTCGTTCCGAGGTGCAGAAAATGCAAGAGGATGCCCAGAAAAACAGTGTGACCTGGTCCGATGAGCAGAAGACCGAGTACCAGCGCAAGGTGAATTTCAAACGCTCCGATTTCGAGACCGCGGTTAAAAAGTTGCGCGCGATGGAGGCCCAGGTAGGTCAGGAAATACAAACTTCCCTGGGACCCAAGGCCAAGGCCGCACTGGAAGCGATTATCAAAGAGCAGAAGCTGGATCTGGTATTGGATGCCAATACAGCGTTTTTTGCCAGCCCCCAGGTCGACCTCACGCTGGCAGTTGTAAAGCGCATGAATGCAGAAAAGTAA
- the lpxD gene encoding UDP-3-O-(3-hydroxymyristoyl)glucosamine N-acyltransferase yields MSDNLSLAHLARVLGAELRLAPGVDSRYEISGLSTLQDAGASHLAFLASAAYRRFLKNTAAGAVLVTEEFADDCPVSVLCVENPYLAFARATALFNSAPQAEVGIHPSAAVHPDAEIASSASVAAGAVVERYAKIGPNVSLGANCFVGEGAIIGAGSCLHAGAVVHHRCSLGRDCIIHSQAVIGADGFGFAHHQQEWIKIYQLGGVNIGDDVEIGANTCVDRGALGDTIIGSGVKIDNLVQIAHNVKIGDYTAIAACSGIAGSAVIGKHCALAGCSRIAGHVTIADGCTVTADTFVTKSIDSPGSYSGALPFSDSPTWRRNAVRFGRLDKMAKRLKDLEKQLEALSRHIDGEG; encoded by the coding sequence ATGAGTGACAATTTGTCTCTGGCCCATCTTGCACGGGTACTGGGCGCTGAGCTGCGTCTGGCGCCCGGTGTGGACTCCCGATACGAAATTTCCGGTCTCAGTACTTTGCAGGATGCCGGAGCCAGCCACCTGGCTTTCCTGGCCAGTGCCGCCTACCGCCGCTTCCTAAAAAATACTGCTGCCGGTGCGGTGTTGGTCACTGAGGAGTTTGCCGACGATTGCCCGGTTTCCGTGCTCTGTGTCGAAAATCCCTATCTCGCTTTTGCCCGTGCGACAGCCCTGTTTAACTCAGCACCACAAGCGGAGGTCGGTATTCATCCCTCGGCAGCGGTTCACCCCGATGCTGAAATTGCCTCCAGTGCCAGTGTGGCCGCCGGCGCTGTAGTGGAAAGATATGCCAAAATTGGCCCCAATGTCTCTCTGGGGGCCAATTGCTTTGTGGGGGAGGGGGCTATTATAGGTGCGGGCAGTTGTTTGCACGCCGGTGCTGTTGTGCACCACCGTTGCAGCCTGGGCAGAGATTGTATTATCCACAGTCAGGCGGTAATTGGGGCCGATGGTTTCGGCTTTGCACATCACCAGCAGGAGTGGATCAAGATTTATCAACTCGGCGGGGTAAATATTGGCGATGATGTCGAAATAGGAGCCAATACCTGTGTTGATCGCGGGGCCCTGGGCGATACCATTATTGGCAGCGGGGTTAAGATCGACAATCTGGTTCAAATCGCGCACAATGTGAAGATTGGTGACTACACAGCCATTGCTGCTTGTTCAGGGATTGCCGGCAGTGCAGTCATTGGGAAGCATTGTGCCCTGGCTGGGTGCTCGCGTATCGCAGGGCATGTGACGATTGCCGATGGCTGTACTGTGACCGCCGATACTTTTGTGACCAAGTCCATTGACAGTCCGGGCAGTTATTCCGGTGCCCTGCCTTTTTCCGATAGCCCTACCTGGCGCCGCAATGCGGTGCGTTTTGGGCGGCTGGACAAAATGGCGAAGAGGCTGAAGGACTTGGAAAAACAGCTGGAAGCGTTGTCCCGCCATATTGATGGGGAGGGATGA
- the fabZ gene encoding 3-hydroxyacyl-ACP dehydratase FabZ has translation MMDVCEIREYLPHRYPFLLVDRVVEFETGKSIKGYKNISVNEEVFNGHFPQMPIFPGVMIIEAMAQVSGILGFKSSGKKPEDGYLYLFGGVDKVRFKRQVIPGDRLDLESVSVSVRRNIWKFSCQASVGSELAASAEILCAVKKV, from the coding sequence ATGATGGATGTATGTGAAATTCGCGAGTACCTGCCACACCGCTATCCTTTTTTGCTGGTGGACCGCGTTGTGGAGTTCGAAACGGGAAAGTCTATCAAGGGCTATAAGAACATTTCAGTGAATGAAGAGGTTTTCAACGGGCATTTTCCGCAGATGCCCATCTTCCCTGGGGTTATGATTATTGAAGCTATGGCACAGGTCTCCGGGATTCTTGGGTTCAAAAGCTCTGGTAAGAAGCCTGAAGACGGCTACCTGTACCTCTTTGGCGGTGTCGATAAGGTGCGCTTTAAACGCCAAGTGATTCCCGGAGACCGATTGGATCTCGAATCTGTATCGGTCTCTGTACGTCGCAATATCTGGAAATTTTCCTGTCAGGCCAGTGTCGGCAGTGAACTGGCAGCTTCTGCGGAGATCCTGTGTGCTGTGAAGAAAGTGTAG
- the lpxA gene encoding acyl-ACP--UDP-N-acetylglucosamine O-acyltransferase yields the protein MQTTIHPTAIVDPTAIIGSGVSIGAYSIVGPGVEIGDGCDIASHVVLSGPSSLGKNNRIYQFATVGQDTPDKKYQGEETTLVVGDNNVIREGVTIHRGTVQDRGETTIGNDNLIMAYAHVGHDSVICNNTILVNNVALAGHVVVRDWAILSGYSLVHQYCTIGEHAFLGMGAAVGKDVPAYVMVAGNPAEAKTFNVEGLRRRGFSREETALIGKAYKTVYRRGLTQQEALQALVELREQSAVIQPWIDSLQFSTRGIVR from the coding sequence ATGCAGACAACTATCCACCCCACAGCGATTGTTGACCCAACGGCAATCATTGGTTCTGGGGTGAGTATCGGCGCCTACTCTATTGTCGGACCTGGAGTGGAAATAGGGGATGGTTGTGATATTGCCTCGCATGTGGTTCTGAGTGGGCCGAGCAGTCTGGGAAAGAACAACCGTATTTACCAGTTTGCCACGGTAGGTCAGGATACTCCGGATAAGAAGTACCAGGGGGAGGAGACCACGCTGGTTGTTGGAGATAATAACGTGATCCGGGAAGGGGTAACCATTCACCGTGGCACAGTGCAAGATCGCGGAGAGACTACCATCGGCAATGATAATCTGATCATGGCTTACGCCCATGTCGGCCATGACAGTGTAATTTGCAACAATACCATTCTGGTTAACAATGTGGCCCTTGCCGGCCACGTGGTTGTGCGGGATTGGGCCATCCTCAGTGGGTATAGCTTAGTGCATCAATACTGTACCATCGGTGAGCATGCTTTTCTTGGTATGGGAGCTGCTGTTGGCAAAGATGTACCGGCATATGTGATGGTTGCCGGAAACCCGGCTGAAGCAAAAACCTTTAACGTAGAGGGATTGCGTCGTCGCGGATTCTCCCGCGAGGAAACCGCGCTGATCGGCAAGGCCTATAAAACTGTGTATAGGCGCGGGCTGACGCAACAGGAAGCTCTACAGGCACTGGTGGAGCTGCGCGAACAATCTGCTGTCATTCAGCCCTGGATTGATTCATTGCAATTCTCCACCCGCGGTATTGTCCGTTAG
- the lpxB gene encoding lipid-A-disaccharide synthase, producing the protein MSEEHKPFRIGVVVGEASGDILGAGLMAALQKRLPGVVFEGIAGPCMLALGAKSLFAMERLSVMGLVEPLRRLPELLRIRRALCQYFIKNPPDLFIGIDAPDFNLSLEESLKVEGIKTVHYVSPSVWAWRRGRVKKIARAVNHMLTLLPFEAKFYRENQIPVTFVGHPLADEIPLQVHGSAKRRELGFADSDRVIALLPGSRAGEVRLLGPLFLQAARWCHQRNPDIRFVLPAANRLRFSEINQQLQRFNGLPVTVLEGHAQTALTVADCVLIASGTATLETMLLKKPMVVAYKLGRVSYAIISRMLHTPWVSLPNLLAQRELVPEILQSDATPENLGAALMRYFEDPLLGDQLQREFDELHQQLRCNASERAADAVCNLLKQSG; encoded by the coding sequence GTGTCAGAAGAGCATAAGCCGTTTCGCATTGGTGTGGTGGTCGGTGAGGCCTCTGGGGATATTCTGGGTGCGGGTCTAATGGCTGCACTGCAAAAGCGCCTGCCTGGGGTGGTATTCGAAGGTATCGCTGGCCCGTGTATGCTGGCTCTGGGTGCAAAATCCCTGTTTGCCATGGAGCGCCTGTCGGTGATGGGGCTGGTAGAGCCTTTGAGGCGTCTGCCTGAGCTGTTAAGAATCCGCCGTGCTCTTTGTCAGTATTTTATCAAGAATCCACCAGATCTCTTTATTGGCATCGACGCGCCGGATTTCAATTTGTCTCTGGAAGAATCCCTCAAAGTTGAGGGGATCAAAACTGTACATTATGTGAGTCCCTCAGTGTGGGCCTGGCGGCGGGGAAGGGTTAAAAAGATTGCCCGCGCAGTGAACCATATGCTGACATTGCTGCCCTTTGAGGCCAAATTTTACCGGGAAAACCAAATACCGGTAACCTTTGTCGGGCACCCTCTTGCCGATGAAATTCCATTGCAGGTCCATGGCTCAGCAAAGCGCCGGGAACTGGGTTTTGCGGATAGCGATAGAGTCATCGCCCTGCTTCCAGGCAGTCGTGCTGGAGAAGTGCGCTTACTTGGACCACTGTTCTTGCAGGCTGCCCGCTGGTGCCACCAGCGCAATCCGGATATCAGGTTTGTCCTGCCCGCCGCCAACAGACTGCGTTTTTCAGAGATCAATCAGCAGTTACAGCGTTTTAATGGGCTGCCGGTAACTGTATTGGAAGGCCACGCTCAAACGGCGCTTACCGTTGCAGACTGTGTATTGATCGCCTCGGGCACTGCCACTCTGGAAACGATGCTGTTGAAGAAACCGATGGTGGTGGCTTACAAGTTGGGCAGAGTTTCCTACGCTATTATATCCCGAATGTTACATACTCCCTGGGTGTCGCTGCCCAATCTGCTGGCGCAGAGGGAGTTGGTGCCGGAAATATTGCAAAGCGATGCCACTCCGGAAAACCTCGGGGCTGCCTTGATGCGTTACTTTGAGGATCCGCTGCTGGGGGATCAACTGCAGCGGGAATTTGATGAACTTCACCAACAGTTGCGTTGCAATGCCTCCGAACGTGCAGCGGATGCTGTCTGCAACCTGTTGAAGCAAAGTGGATAG
- the rnhB gene encoding ribonuclease HII, with protein sequence MCPQKVLPPYICTYQGVLLAGVDEVGRGPLAGDVVAAAVILDPAYPIEGLADSKKLSEKKRKLLFDQICTRALDYSIARATVQEIDRINILQASLLAMRRAVEQLSVQPEYVLVDGNKKPDWTYPCDTVVKGDDRVAAIAAASILAKVTRDRELVELDKQYPGYGLARHKGYPTKMHLQALQQLGPSPVHRASFAPVKQLLMDLV encoded by the coding sequence ATGTGTCCCCAAAAAGTGCTCCCCCCTTACATTTGTACTTATCAGGGCGTGTTGCTTGCCGGTGTCGATGAGGTGGGTCGCGGCCCCCTGGCTGGGGATGTCGTTGCGGCGGCGGTCATTCTCGATCCGGCCTACCCTATTGAAGGTCTTGCCGACTCAAAAAAACTGAGCGAAAAAAAGCGTAAACTACTCTTTGATCAGATTTGTACACGTGCGCTGGATTACTCTATCGCCCGTGCCACGGTGCAGGAGATTGACCGGATCAATATTCTACAAGCCAGTTTACTGGCCATGCGCCGCGCTGTGGAACAGCTATCTGTGCAACCGGAGTATGTCTTGGTGGACGGCAATAAAAAGCCGGACTGGACTTATCCGTGTGATACGGTGGTGAAAGGAGATGACCGGGTTGCAGCCATTGCAGCGGCTTCTATTCTGGCAAAAGTGACGCGAGACCGGGAGCTGGTGGAGCTTGATAAACAATATCCGGGATATGGATTGGCCCGGCACAAAGGGTATCCGACCAAAATGCATCTACAGGCTTTGCAGCAGCTAGGCCCCAGTCCTGTGCACAGGGCGAGCTTTGCCCCGGTAAAACAATTGCTGATGGATTTGGTTTAG
- a CDS encoding HlyC/CorC family transporter, whose protein sequence is MNEIHPGLLFSLLALLVVISAFFSSSETSMMALNRYRLRHQAKSGHRGAKRAMELLVRPDKLIGVILIGNNLVNILASVIAGAVFTKLYGDAGVFYATAALTIVILIFAEVTPKTIAALYPEKVAFPASLILQPLLWLLTPLVLLVSSISNGLARLVGVETTVGGESEHLAPEELRTVVFESGALLPSKHKGMLLNVLDLDQATVEDIMIPRNEVMGVDLEHTAEQILQQLAESSYTRLPVFTGDINQVVGILHLRRAAQILRDGPQNFSVARLKSFTDDPYFVPEATPLPTLLMNFQKTKRRMGLVVDEYGEVMGIVTLEDLLEEIVGDFTASPVPSDDQEIIATEDGWYRIAGGTSMRDINRTLGWHLPTDGPKTFNGLAMEYLESIPDGNISFFIQNYLVEIEEVSNTMITRARVKKISS, encoded by the coding sequence TTGAACGAGATCCACCCGGGCCTGCTGTTCAGCCTGCTAGCCCTGCTGGTCGTCATATCAGCTTTTTTTTCCAGCTCCGAAACCAGCATGATGGCGCTGAACCGCTATCGCCTTCGGCACCAGGCCAAAAGCGGGCACCGCGGCGCTAAACGCGCCATGGAGCTGCTCGTGCGACCCGATAAGCTGATCGGGGTAATTTTGATCGGTAATAACCTGGTCAATATCCTTGCCTCTGTCATCGCCGGCGCAGTGTTTACCAAACTCTACGGCGATGCTGGAGTATTTTATGCCACCGCGGCACTCACTATCGTGATCCTGATTTTTGCCGAAGTAACCCCAAAAACCATTGCCGCCTTATACCCGGAGAAAGTCGCCTTTCCTGCGTCACTGATTTTGCAACCGCTGCTTTGGCTACTCACTCCACTGGTGTTGTTAGTCAGCAGCATTTCAAATGGGCTGGCGCGTTTGGTGGGTGTCGAGACCACTGTGGGAGGAGAATCAGAACACCTGGCCCCGGAGGAACTCAGAACTGTGGTTTTTGAGTCCGGCGCTTTGCTTCCCAGCAAACACAAGGGAATGCTGCTCAACGTACTGGACCTGGACCAGGCCACTGTGGAAGACATCATGATTCCCCGCAACGAAGTCATGGGTGTGGATTTGGAACATACTGCCGAGCAGATACTCCAGCAACTGGCCGAGAGCAGCTATACCCGCCTGCCGGTCTTTACAGGCGATATCAACCAAGTGGTTGGCATCCTACACCTGCGCCGCGCCGCGCAGATCCTGCGTGACGGCCCGCAGAATTTTTCCGTAGCACGCCTAAAATCTTTCACCGATGACCCCTACTTTGTACCCGAGGCAACACCACTGCCCACACTGTTGATGAATTTCCAGAAAACCAAACGCCGTATGGGACTGGTAGTGGACGAATACGGCGAAGTCATGGGGATTGTTACCCTGGAGGACCTGCTGGAGGAAATCGTCGGTGATTTTACCGCAAGTCCGGTGCCCAGCGATGACCAAGAGATAATCGCCACTGAAGACGGCTGGTATAGGATAGCGGGCGGCACATCCATGCGCGATATCAATCGTACTCTGGGTTGGCACCTGCCAACCGATGGCCCCAAAACCTTTAACGGCCTGGCCATGGAATATCTGGAAAGCATCCCCGACGGCAATATCAGTTTCTTTATCCAGAACTACCTGGTGGAGATTGAGGAAGTTTCCAATACAATGATCACTCGCGCACGCGTAAAGAAAATCAGCAGCTAG
- a CDS encoding cytochrome C assembly family protein codes for MAAYAHWTAIALYLATTAVAATALARKRQPDNRLLLTLLAAALTAHGISLVHTLFSPLGYRFDLLAMLSLVTWVVNLLLLVLAARRPLTLLILIFAPIGAITEFAASHTWGTATLHGQLSAGIAVHALLSISAYSLLTLATLQAISLYYMNQQLHKHRPVGAARLLPPLQSMESLLFGLITFGQLLLTASLVTGFVFVGNLFEQGPMHKTVLSIVAWILYSILLWGHWQRGWRGNTAVRWTLSAFAALMLAYFGSKLVLEVILQRG; via the coding sequence ATGGCGGCTTACGCCCACTGGACAGCCATCGCCCTCTACCTTGCCACTACCGCTGTTGCGGCGACAGCCCTTGCCCGCAAGCGTCAACCAGACAACAGGCTGCTTCTGACACTACTTGCCGCAGCGCTGACTGCCCATGGGATCTCCCTGGTGCATACCCTGTTTTCCCCCCTGGGCTACCGCTTCGACCTGCTGGCGATGCTGTCACTGGTTACCTGGGTGGTTAACCTGCTGCTGTTAGTGCTTGCTGCGAGGCGCCCCCTGACCTTGCTAATTTTGATTTTTGCCCCGATAGGGGCAATCACGGAGTTCGCCGCCTCACATACCTGGGGCACAGCCACGCTTCACGGTCAGCTATCCGCGGGTATCGCCGTCCATGCACTGCTCTCCATTTCCGCTTACTCCCTGCTAACCCTGGCGACACTGCAGGCAATCTCTCTCTACTATATGAACCAACAGCTGCACAAACACCGGCCGGTGGGAGCTGCCCGCCTACTACCCCCTTTGCAGAGCATGGAGTCACTGCTCTTCGGCCTGATTACTTTTGGCCAGTTACTCTTGACCGCCTCTCTGGTGACGGGCTTTGTCTTTGTAGGCAACCTGTTCGAACAGGGACCCATGCACAAAACTGTCCTCTCCATTGTCGCCTGGATACTCTATAGTATTCTGCTCTGGGGACACTGGCAGCGGGGCTGGCGCGGCAATACCGCTGTACGCTGGACTCTGAGTGCCTTCGCCGCCCTGATGCTGGCCTACTTTGGCAGCAAGCTGGTTTTGGAGGTGATTCTCCAGCGCGGGTAG
- the ffh gene encoding signal recognition particle protein: protein MFDNLSDRLSAALKKVTGKARLTDDNIRDTLREVRKALLEADVALPVVKAFVQQVRTAAVGQKVSKALNPGQQFVKIVQDELVKVMGAAAEPLNLAVQPPAIILMAGLQGAGKTTSVAKLARFLQEREKKKVMVVSADVYRPAAIKQLETLASEVGAQYHPSTPEQKPLNIAKGAVEAARKQFADVLIVDTAGRLHIDAQLMDEIRELHDTLSPAETLFVIDAMIGQDAVNTASAFDKALSLTGVILTKADGDARGGAALSVRQVTGKPIKFIGVGEKTDALETFHPDRIASRILGMGDILSLIEEAEQKIDKGKAEKLVKKVQKGKGFDLEDLRDQLQQMQNMGGFGSLLEKMPGMGGLAQAAQQADMGKEFRRMDALISSMTPAERRNPELLNGSRKRRIVAGSGTHLQDLNRLLKQHKQMGKMMKKLKGGGMGKMMRGMSGLPGMGGGLPGGMGGMPGGLPPGFKKK, encoded by the coding sequence ATGTTCGATAACCTGAGTGACCGCTTATCAGCGGCTCTAAAGAAAGTCACCGGCAAGGCCCGCCTGACCGATGACAATATCCGCGATACCCTGCGAGAAGTGCGAAAAGCACTACTCGAAGCAGATGTCGCCCTGCCAGTCGTCAAGGCCTTTGTGCAGCAGGTGCGCACCGCAGCGGTGGGACAGAAAGTGAGCAAGGCCCTGAACCCGGGTCAACAGTTCGTCAAGATTGTTCAGGATGAGTTGGTAAAGGTCATGGGTGCGGCTGCAGAACCTCTCAACCTGGCTGTCCAGCCCCCAGCAATTATTCTTATGGCCGGCCTGCAAGGGGCCGGTAAGACCACCAGTGTTGCCAAGCTGGCCAGGTTCCTGCAGGAGCGCGAGAAGAAGAAAGTGATGGTGGTCAGCGCCGATGTTTATCGCCCGGCGGCCATCAAACAATTGGAAACCCTCGCGAGTGAGGTGGGAGCTCAGTACCATCCGTCTACCCCGGAGCAAAAACCTCTGAATATTGCCAAAGGGGCGGTTGAAGCCGCGCGTAAACAGTTTGCCGATGTATTGATTGTGGATACGGCGGGACGCCTGCATATTGATGCCCAGCTGATGGATGAAATCCGCGAATTGCACGACACGCTGAGCCCAGCTGAAACGCTGTTTGTGATCGATGCCATGATCGGTCAGGATGCTGTGAATACCGCCAGTGCCTTTGATAAGGCCCTATCGCTCACCGGTGTCATCCTGACCAAGGCCGATGGTGATGCCCGTGGCGGCGCCGCGCTGTCTGTACGCCAGGTGACCGGTAAGCCCATTAAATTTATCGGTGTCGGGGAAAAGACCGATGCGCTGGAGACCTTCCACCCGGATCGCATTGCCTCCCGCATTCTCGGCATGGGGGATATCCTGTCTCTAATCGAAGAGGCGGAACAGAAGATTGATAAGGGCAAGGCTGAAAAGCTGGTCAAGAAGGTGCAGAAGGGTAAAGGCTTCGACTTAGAAGACCTGCGCGACCAGCTGCAGCAGATGCAAAATATGGGTGGCTTTGGCTCCCTGCTGGAAAAGATGCCAGGTATGGGCGGCTTGGCCCAGGCCGCTCAACAGGCGGATATGGGTAAAGAGTTCAGGCGTATGGATGCGCTCATCTCCTCCATGACCCCGGCTGAACGCCGCAATCCAGAACTCCTCAATGGTTCCCGCAAGCGCCGAATCGTTGCCGGATCCGGAACCCATCTGCAGGACCTGAACCGCCTGCTCAAGCAGCACAAGCAGATGGGCAAGATGATGAAGAAGCTCAAGGGTGGTGGCATGGGTAAAATGATGCGCGGCATGAGCGGCTTGCCCGGTATGGGTGGGGGCCTGCCTGGCGGTATGGGCGGTATGCCCGGTGGCTTGCCGCCTGGATTCAAGAAAAAGTAG
- the rpsP gene encoding 30S ribosomal protein S16 — MVTIRLARGGAKKRPFYHLTVTDSRNARDGRFIERVGFFNPVARGQEERLRIDRERVDFWLGRGAQVSDRVSKLLKEAA; from the coding sequence ATGGTAACCATTCGCTTGGCTCGTGGCGGTGCTAAAAAGCGCCCGTTTTATCACCTGACTGTTACCGATAGCCGCAACGCTCGCGACGGCCGCTTTATAGAGCGTGTTGGCTTCTTCAACCCGGTTGCCCGTGGCCAGGAAGAGCGTCTGCGTATTGACCGTGAGCGCGTGGACTTCTGGCTGGGCCGAGGTGCCCAGGTTTCTGACCGTGTCAGCAAGCTGCTGAAAGAAGCCGCCTGA
- the rimM gene encoding ribosome maturation factor RimM (Essential for efficient processing of 16S rRNA) — protein MTEKGNNFTDLVTVGRITTAYGVRGWVKVHSYTEPMDNILQFPNWRLRGPKGWETCQIDAGRHHGKGLVVHIKGIDSRDEATQFCQCDIAVVRDLMPVLEPGEYYWHQLEGLRVVSHFQGEVYDFGNVAHMMQTGANDVLVVRGGADRRERLIPYLPGQFVLEIDLQAGVITVDWDPAF, from the coding sequence GTGACAGAGAAGGGGAATAATTTCACTGACCTGGTCACTGTTGGGCGCATAACCACCGCTTATGGCGTGCGCGGTTGGGTAAAGGTACACTCCTATACAGAACCGATGGACAATATCCTGCAGTTCCCCAATTGGAGGTTGCGGGGGCCAAAAGGCTGGGAGACCTGTCAAATAGATGCTGGCAGGCACCACGGTAAGGGCCTGGTCGTACATATCAAAGGGATAGACAGTCGCGATGAGGCGACACAGTTTTGCCAGTGCGACATAGCGGTTGTGCGTGATTTAATGCCCGTACTTGAACCGGGTGAGTACTACTGGCACCAGCTTGAAGGGTTGCGGGTAGTCAGCCACTTTCAGGGTGAGGTGTATGATTTTGGTAATGTCGCGCATATGATGCAAACAGGTGCCAATGATGTCTTGGTGGTGCGTGGTGGTGCGGACAGGCGCGAGCGTTTGATCCCCTATCTGCCGGGCCAGTTTGTTCTCGAGATAGATCTGCAGGCCGGTGTGATTACTGTCGATTGGGACCCCGCTTTCTAA
- the trmD gene encoding tRNA (guanosine(37)-N1)-methyltransferase TrmD, producing the protein MLKKIALVSIFPEMFAALTDYGVSGRAVKSGLLEVRCWNPREFTSDRHCSVDDRPYGGGPGMVMLAEPLYQALEAARAWAGAEGEPVRSIYLSPQGQQLGQRNIEAFSVAGNLVLLAGRYEGVDERIIESSIDEEWSIGDYVLSGGELAAMVMMDAIIRLIPGALGHNQSVTEDSFSAGLLDCPHYTRPEEYRGKMVPEVLLSGNHEKIRRWRLKQALARTQQRRPDLLEGLELSEEQEQLLAEIRRERNS; encoded by the coding sequence ATGTTGAAGAAAATCGCTCTTGTAAGCATTTTTCCGGAAATGTTTGCCGCACTGACTGATTATGGTGTCAGCGGGCGGGCTGTGAAATCGGGCCTGCTGGAGGTGCGTTGCTGGAATCCCCGCGAGTTCACCAGTGACAGGCACTGTAGCGTGGATGACCGGCCCTATGGCGGTGGTCCGGGAATGGTGATGTTGGCGGAACCCCTTTACCAGGCCCTGGAGGCTGCACGTGCCTGGGCCGGAGCGGAGGGTGAGCCTGTAAGGAGTATCTATCTGTCTCCGCAGGGGCAGCAACTGGGCCAGCGTAACATCGAAGCGTTTTCGGTTGCCGGAAATCTGGTATTGCTGGCAGGGCGCTATGAAGGGGTGGATGAGCGTATCATAGAGTCCTCGATCGACGAGGAATGGTCTATTGGTGACTATGTCCTCAGTGGTGGTGAGTTGGCTGCTATGGTCATGATGGATGCAATCATCCGTCTGATACCTGGAGCTCTCGGGCACAATCAATCGGTGACTGAAGATTCTTTTTCCGCAGGCTTGCTGGATTGTCCCCACTATACCCGGCCTGAGGAGTACCGTGGGAAAATGGTCCCCGAAGTGTTACTTTCGGGCAACCATGAAAAAATTCGCCGCTGGCGTCTCAAGCAGGCTCTGGCGCGCACGCAACAACGCCGACCCGATCTTCTGGAGGGATTGGAGCTGAGTGAAGAACAGGAGCAATTGCTGGCAGAAATCCGGCGGGAGCGAAATTCCTGA
- the rplS gene encoding 50S ribosomal protein L19 — translation MTNKLIQQLEQEQLKSEVPSFAPGDTVIVQVKVKEGNRERLQAFEGVVIGKRNRGLNSSFTVRKISHGVGVERTFQTHSPLVDSIKVKRRGDVRQAKLYYLRSLTGKAARIKEKLN, via the coding sequence ATGACCAACAAACTTATCCAGCAATTGGAGCAAGAACAGCTAAAGAGCGAGGTACCTTCCTTCGCACCCGGCGATACTGTAATTGTTCAGGTAAAAGTAAAAGAAGGTAATCGCGAGCGCCTGCAGGCGTTTGAAGGAGTGGTAATCGGTAAGCGTAATCGCGGCCTCAACTCCTCCTTCACTGTGCGTAAAATTTCCCATGGTGTTGGAGTAGAGCGTACTTTCCAGACCCACAGTCCACTGGTCGACAGTATCAAGGTAAAGCGCCGTGGTGATGTGCGCCAAGCCAAACTGTATTACCTGCGTAGTCTGACTGGTAAGGCAGCGCGGATTAAAGAAAAGCTCAATTAA